A genomic segment from Deinococcus sp. YIM 77859 encodes:
- a CDS encoding nucleoside hydrolase, translating to MASSLPVILDGDPGLDDAVAWLLAFASPDELDVLALTTVHGNVGLDLTTHNAGVTLALAGADVPVYAGADRPLVRPALTAAQVHGESGLPARHLPRPRRGPEAEHAVNFIVKVVRERPGELTLVATGPLTNLALAFRLAPDLPGLVREVVWMGGSTQQGNRTPAAEFNALADPHAAKIVLESGARLRIFGLNVTMRAVATPERVERLRSLGNRAGVVSAELLTFYAGVYRERYGLPGGALHDPLAVAAVLRPDLCRMQPMNVQVETQEGLNCGRTVCDLYGVTGQPANAQVAVSVDDVAFFELLAERLARLP from the coding sequence ATGGCCTCTTCCCTGCCCGTGATTCTGGACGGCGACCCCGGCCTTGACGACGCAGTCGCCTGGCTGCTTGCTTTCGCCAGCCCAGACGAGCTGGACGTGTTGGCCCTCACCACCGTCCACGGCAACGTAGGCCTAGACCTCACCACCCACAATGCCGGGGTGACGCTTGCGCTGGCCGGGGCAGACGTGCCCGTGTACGCCGGGGCCGACCGCCCCCTCGTTCGTCCGGCCCTGACAGCGGCGCAGGTGCATGGCGAAAGCGGCCTGCCCGCCCGTCATCTGCCCAGGCCCCGGCGCGGACCGGAGGCAGAGCATGCCGTGAACTTCATCGTGAAGGTGGTGCGCGAACGGCCGGGCGAGCTCACGCTGGTGGCGACCGGCCCGCTGACCAACCTGGCCCTCGCCTTCCGCCTAGCCCCCGACCTGCCGGGCCTGGTGCGGGAGGTCGTGTGGATGGGCGGCAGTACCCAGCAGGGGAACCGCACACCCGCCGCCGAATTCAACGCGCTGGCCGACCCGCACGCCGCAAAGATCGTGCTGGAGTCGGGAGCGCGGCTGCGGATCTTCGGCCTGAACGTGACCATGCGGGCCGTGGCGACGCCCGAACGGGTGGAGCGCCTGCGAAGCCTGGGAAACCGGGCGGGTGTGGTCAGCGCTGAACTCCTCACCTTCTACGCCGGGGTGTACCGCGAACGCTACGGCCTCCCGGGTGGCGCCCTCCACGACCCCCTCGCAGTCGCCGCCGTCCTGCGGCCGGACCTTTGCCGAATGCAGCCGATGAACGTGCAGGTCGAGACGCAGGAAGGCCTGAACTGCGGGCGCACCGTCTGTGACCTGTACGGCGTGACCGGCCAGCCCGCCAATGCGCAGGTGGCCGTCTCGGTGGACGACGTCGCGTTCTTCGAGCTGCTTGCCGAGCGGCTGGCACGGCTGCCCTAG